One Glycine max cultivar Williams 82 chromosome 3, Glycine_max_v4.0, whole genome shotgun sequence DNA window includes the following coding sequences:
- the LOC121174572 gene encoding uncharacterized protein, with translation MNAERNGEKVLAFGGKKKELRQVATGWGWGIQTSLIWVLFDAVLIVMARSLDKIKSIDGSKETLKLSVRISYLWFIGMPNKSEQAEMVFVASDGDEIHVVWDIPFRKYRFARFADVVDGQFERGLLVDVIGVVEEVFGKFQEKFVKFLDDYEGDGPIAVLLSHCRIKEAQELGIEARSFFKSHGEGSTQLSGFIQLSSKESFFGKAEAKTIAEINTISEEIVCVTVGTITRIVLDNHSWCYTACIQCHKKVMQRWRPLHVHAANTIRKLYRLEVMINQGNESTKFLLWDRECSELIGQSADAVNKLKIEDDDVDLNASPQALDKLLGHELAFKINVQPKFRNSAVLKCSADSSLINVVMDMLADAETSSKMDIPISDSNHSVQHESEF, from the exons ATGAATGCTGAGAGGAATGGTGAGAAAGTCTTGGCATTtggaggaaaaaagaaagaactgCGGCAAGTTGCAACTGGGTGGGGGTGGGGG ATACAGACCAGTTTAATTTGGGTTCTGTTTGATGCTGTTTTGAT TGTTATGGCACGTTCTCTAGACAAGATAAAGAGCATCGATggctcaaaagaaactcttaaaCTCAGTGTGAGGATCAGTTATCTATGGTTTATTGGCATGCCTAACAAATCTGAGCAAGCTGAAATGGTGTTTGTGGCCTCCGAT GGTGATGAGATCCACGTTGTTT GGGACATCCCTTTTAGAAAATACAGGTTTGCTAGATTTGCAGATGTTGTGGATGGCCAGTTTGAACGTGGACTATTGGTTG ATGTTATTGGTGTTGTGGAGGAGGTTTTCGGCAAGTTTCAGGAAAAG TTTGTGAAGTTCTTAGATGATTATGAAGGTGATGGTCCAATTGCAGTTCTATTAAGTCATTGTAGGATCAAGGAAGCGCAAG AGTTGGGCATTGAGGCCCGGTCATTTTTTAAATCCCATGGTGAAGGGAGTACACAACTTTCAGGTTTTATCCAATTATCATCAAAAGAATCATTCTTTGGCAAGGCTGAGGCAAAGACTATTGCTGAGATTAACACCATCTCTGAA GAAATTGTTTGTGTCACTGTTGGCACAATTACTAGGATTGTTCTAGACAATCATTCATGGTGTTATACAGCTTGCATTCAGTGCCATAAAAAAGTGATGCAGAGATGGCGCCCTTTACATGTGCATGCGGCAAATACAATAAGGAAGCT GTATAGGCTTGAGGTGATGATCAACCAGGGAAATGAAAGCACAAAATTCCTGCTTTGGGACCGTGAATGCAGTGAATTAATTGGCCAATCAGCTGATGCAGTTAATAAGCTTAAAATTGAA GATGATGATGTTGATTTGAATGCTTCACCCCAAGCACTTGATAAGCTGCTGGGTCATGAACTTGCTTTCAAGATAAATGTGCAACCCAAGTTCAGGAATTCTGCTGTTTTGAAGTGTTCAGCTGACTCGAGCTTGATAAATGTTGTGATGGATATGCTAGCTGATGCTGAG ACATCTTCAAAAATGGATATCCCGATTTCTGATTCGAATCATTCTGTTCAACATGAATCTGAGTTTTGA